The nucleotide window tggtttttgctctgacatgcactgtcaactgtgagaccttatatagacaggtgtgtgtcttttcaaatcatgtccaatcaattgaatttaccaaaggttgactccaatcaagttgtagaaacatctcaaggatgattgtggtcccgtgtggctcagttggtagagcatggcgcttgcaacgccagggttgtgggttcaattcccacggggggaccagggttcaattcccacggggggaccaggatgaatatgtatgaactttccaatttgtaagtcgctctggataagagtgtctgctaaatgacttaaatgtaaatgatcaatggaaacaggatgcacctgagctcaatttcgagtctcatagcgaagggtctgaatacttatgtaaatatgtttttttttatggggtattgacgaggatttttttttaatccattttagattaaggttgtaacgtaacaaaatgtggaaaaggtcaagggtctgaatattttccgaagcaATGTACATGACGGgatgttaattgctaaattaacTCAgcaaccacacctgtgtggaagcacaaACTTTCAATATACATtctatccctcatttactcaagtgtttcctttagtcagttacctgtatatttATTATAATATAATGGTTCAATGATTAGGACTGATTGATTTGATCGCAATGTGACTTGCAGTATGGCCTTTGGAAATTCCCATAACAATTTagcatgtttttaaatgtttgcttTAATATTGGGGGGTTTAACGCAACCTTCTAACcttgattttttcccccctctaCAAATCAAGATAATCATGAACCAAATTTGTTAAGACTTTGTATTAAATGGTTTTACTATTCGAAAGGGTGAGTCCATGAAAGTTCTACACTTTTTGACATCACTAGCTTTTGTTTTTTCCAGCAGCACACAGAAGCAGGAACAGGTGTGCCACTCATTCTGTCTGGGTGTCAGCACAGCTACTCACAATCCACTGTGCTAGGAGTGCCATACGAAACCATCCAGCAGCAAGGAAAAAACATGGGTCAGTTTGGGGTTGTCTTATCTAGTTCTAAAACCTGCCGACTAGGGTTACCTAAAATGGCTCAAGTACCAGACTACGCCAGCTCCTGTTTAATGAGGAACACCTCAACCAGTAGAAGACGGGTTCGTGACAGGCCACATATTGGATTGGGTCATGAGCAATACAATGGACCAGGTAACactttataaaaaaatattttattacaACGATCTTTTCAGTTACAATATTTAAAACCAACAGGCAATTTTGTTTAAACGTCAGAAACATTTATAGCAATGTTCATTAAATACCTGGATGGTGACTTGAGCACGGCCCAGACAAATACCTAGGACTTCAAATCATGTACTGTCACTTTAAGAGCATTTAATGACATTGCACATCATATGACAAATCTACCTGGCGGCGCCACCATCGTCACACACATGGGGAAGTACGAGGAGTGACACTGAGCAAGACCTACAAACAATAGCCGACAACCCTGAACGCAGGGCAAACCTATGTTTAGGGTGGACATCACAATGTGCTTGCTCCAACCAGAGCTCTGCAGCTCAGACCTTTGTAGTTTGGACCGACAACTTCCATCTTATACTCCAGTGACTCAAACACAGGTGCACCATAGGCTATAAAAAGAGGTAGAGCATAGTTAGGGGATGCTCCAATTACAGATTAAAAAAAGGTTCATACAATTAAGCACAGCAAATTGCGAAGTCACAGCACACACATGCAATTAAGATCAATAATTTGAGAGCATGCAAAGATCCATGATAATACAATTCATAGAAGAGCTAAAGTCCACCCTATGACGTATAGAACAGCTAGTGTCCTGTGGTGGAAGTACATCAGACACCGGTCCTGTACTAAAAAAATACAACACTAAAGTTAAGTATCAGGATGGTGAGGTCTCAAGATACAGACTATGCTGCTGGGAAGAGCATGCACCAGTTTGGGGTGAGCGCATTCTTCAATAGACTTCAAAACAGCTAGTGTTCTACAATACAGCCATCCTGTTCATATACTCAAAGACATGACAACAGGTACGGGGAAGTATCATGATGGTTAAGTTGTCTTGTCAGGGTACAGGCTGTGCAAGCAAGCTCTGGTGTAATAACTCCCATTATATTGTTGGGTTGATAATCAGATTAAACTGCACTGGCAACAAAGAGTAATGTATACAGGACGATAACAATGCAAATTGTTCTATGACAAAGACTGAGCTGGCAGAATTTACACCTCATGCTGATCTTTGTGTAGATAGTAAATGTCACCAGAATACTGAAAAAACTGATCCAACCATTTTTTTTAGTTAATATGCATAAAAATAGCTTTATTTCCAAATAAATCAGAACATGCATGCAGAAATCAATGATTCATTGACTTCTCCACTCAATTGGTGATTCACATATCTTGTGACAAAAGCAGCAGATTTTTCCCCATGCAAATGACACATGGCTCAATTCAGTTCCCCTGAACAATTACATAGCAATCCTTCTacaaaacataaatatatacGGCTTAAAAATGTCAAGAAAAAATTaaaatgtacaaaataaaaaaGTTTTAAAACTATTTGCTTCTTGAACTAGtgtatataaaacatttaaatcaaaTACAACAGCTAAGAGGGGGACAAGCCCCAACCTGAAAGGCAATACAATTATAGTTAAATTGAACAAGTATTCTAAAACATTGGACAGAAAAAGTTAGTACTAGCATTGGTAGTTAAAACGTGTTTCCCACTATAGGCTTCTTAGTAGGGATGTGGATCTTTCCCTTTCACAACGATTCAATACGCATCTAGATAGTTGGGCTACGATACGATACAGGAATGATGTGTTTTAGTTTGAAACGAGTCGGTACGATTCAGTTTGATTAGAGGAACAAATCGATGCGATTTGGTTCACTAACATTTGTTACATAAAACACATTCATTTCCCATTCTAAATTCAAATCTGCTGCCGATAGAGCTCATGAGCTGGGTCTCTCAGCTGACGTGTGTGTAAATCGTATAAGTCTAGTGTATGTAGGCACCAGAGCTGAGCCATAAGGAAAACTGGGCATCTACCACCCGGCTATCGGGTGGACATTGCCGCCCTCGATAGCTTTTTGTCAATTTAGTGACTTTGACTGATGCATGCATACTACTGTACATTTGGAACGGTTGTCAAACATTTGAACCAGGGCCGATCTGTATCAGGGAATCATTACACCCCTACTTCTTAGGTATGAGGAAACCGATTATTCCAAGCATTTACAGTAATGTTAGACAAAGTATAAAATATTTGGTAAATAAACATCTGCCAAGAAATGTCTAAGTTCCAAGTTCAGAATTTTATTAAAATGGCTATGTACAGATCCCTTGAAGCGTACAGTCCATGTGTAGTGATAATTATTGTTATGTCAACAGCGATAGTCCATAAGCTGTTCAAATAGCTTAGTTTACAAGAATTGTAATCACTGAGATGAGGTCTGGCAAAAAACTGAGCTCACCAATCATGTATGTGTCGTTGTGTTGCTCGTTTTTACAAATAATTTTGTGGTCTGTGGATGGAGTGGGTGTATTCACACAGCGATTTGTCCTAGGACTAAAAGCATGTTGATTGGCCCCCGCTATATTGATAGGGTAGCATGTATCAAGTTATTTTCATCAATCTGGAATTCACTTCAGACTTAATCTGTTTGACAAAATACATTTGAATCTAAACAGAACCTTTCACGATTTCCCTACACAGGGATTATTTTAAAAATATTGTAAAAGAAAATGCTACAGTAACAGACTTCTGTAGCACCAGTATGGGTACCAAGGTTCAGAGTAGGGTGGAGGAAAATAAATATCTGTACCATTTCACCTCACTGAGTGAAGTTGTCATTGCACCTTGTTAGTGTCATAAAACAGTGTGGGAGAGAAAAGTCAAGATTTCACTGCAGTattgatattttttataaaacaaataaatgttGTACTGCATTGTTTGGCAGCTGAAATGGTCCTCTCCCAATATCTTTCCTGTAGGGGAAAGAACAAAATAAAATAGGAAAACTGACAGTTAAAATGTTGATTCCGTTTCAAAATGAACCACTTCAGAACTTGTGGTGGAATAGGAAAAGCAGTTTTTGTTTGATGGTTTCTCCCTCTGGGACTTCCTGGCTTTACAGTAAGCAGGCAAGAGGAGAGGTTTGCTTTCGAGAGGCACTGGAGAGCAGGCAGGTGGCCCGGCGAAGGTGGGCTTCAGGCATAGATCTCCGTTGTCGGAGCCTTTTTATAAATGGGCTTCTTTCCCAGGTCGTAGCTGCCTTCGTCCTTCTTCTTCATGCGATAGACGAGCAGAAGGACGAGGAAGACGGCAAAGAGCAGCCCCACTGCTCCACCAGCAATCAGAGCTGAAACAAAACCCAGTGGAATTACAATTAGCCCCGTAATCTGGCGAATAACTTGGACAAGCTACAAATGAAACTGTACATTTCTGACAGTGAAATTGAACTGCCACAAATACTTTAGTTAAATCGCGTTGAAATAATTTAACCCTTTTCAAAGTTCAATAATAACAATTTGACTAGCCCCAATAAAGTTTTTAAGTGTGCTGTTGCCCCACCTGCTAAGACCTCTGTTTTTCTGAAGACGCTCTCCTCCCCTGCATGGGCCATCAGTACGTTTGATGGGTACTCCTCGGGTTTGGGAGCACCCCGCACGGACACTTCATTGTTCTTCTGGACCTGTTCAATCTCATTTGGTGTGGGTTTGGACATCAGGGGTCTGTCCAGGTCTGGGATCTTGTTGTCGTTCATGTCAGGCTATGagcaaaaaaaaattgaattataCCTACTTGAACTATAAAAAGAGGAAACGTGGCTCTCATTTGGTACATGATAGCCAATTATGAGAAACCTTACCTTTGTCATGGTTTTGTCATTCTTGAGTGTAATAGTAGTTACTGAAGAGAGAAGAAAACAAGTTAACAATAATGTCATTATATTCTATCAGCTTTTTAAAGCAAATTAGCAGATCTTTGCAAACACCAACCTTCATCTCCAGAGCCAGAGAAGTCTTCATCATCCGTTTCATCCTCATTGTCAAATGTGTCGCGCTCCTCATCGGGGAAGCCAAAGTCGGAGCCGTTGGGGGCGTCACCAGACGCAACAAGCTCGTCATGCGACACGGCTTGGGTCATCTTCATGGGCATCCATGTCTCAGTCTCCCGCACCTGCTGGCCCAAACACAGCACTTAGAGGCAGAATACCACAGCAAGTAGAAAAACACAGATCCTAGCTGGCATAAGACTACTTTTCCAAAACCACTTTTCAACTGAAAGTCTAAGCCTACATCTTGTAGCCTATATTCCAACAACCGCGGTATAGAGTGAACTAGAATCTATTTTACACATTAAATCTACTTAATTATTGTCACCTACAATGGTTAATTCTCATTCACTGTGGGttatataataaaaataaaaaaacttttgCGGTACAACTTTTCCTACCTGAGCTGTGCCAGTGCCACTGAAAACTTTGTACAACAAGTTCCCCTACACCTTCTGCTTAACCTTTGTAAAAACTTTCACAAGTGTTAACAGGAAGTGAGTGGGCCTCTGACTAATCTTTTTGACAGGAAAGGTAAGACAGGAGGTGACCAACTAAAGTAAAGAAGTCATCACTCATTTTCCCATTTAACCCTACACTTAAAAGTTGGCCTTTCAAAACAGACACCAGAACCAGTCACTGGTGACAGGGTCCACAAAAACCACACGTCTTTGACATTCAAACCTCAAGTTCCCCCTTCGTTCCCGTAACCACCAAACAACACTCTTTAAAAAAGGGATAGTTCAGGCAACCTATGGGGTCAAGTTACCCTTACCTCGAGGTGTGTCAATGCCCATGGTGACAGAATCCACAATAATCCATTATTTAGTTAGTTCCTGAATCCTAACAATGCTAAAACAGCCAAAGCTGCACTACAAGCAGAAACTTCCCCAAAAACATGTTAAAAGTATTGAAGCAACCAAACTTAATACTCTAATTCCATCATGCAACCTCGTAAATCACAGCTCTCGTAAATAAATCCGCTTCTGGGTACCCAATGGAATACAATACAAATGTTATTGTATACACAGAAACGGCTGTGAGACTACATGAGGAAATAGTTCGTTGAGTGACGAGGTTCCAGTGACAAATGATTTCAGCATTTTGCGCGTAAACAATCCCTTTAAACTCGACCAACCCCAGAACATAGTTTGAAGTGTTTGAGGAACTTTGGGCTTGCGGTGCATCATTGCTAACATTAGTTTGGCCATTTACAGTACATGAAAGAATTTGGACAATGCTGTAGCCAGAAGTAAATAATGGATTATTGTGGATTCTGTCGCCATGGGCCTTCAGACAACAAGGTAAGGGTAATTTGACCAAATATACATTATgcctgaactatccctttaacgtTATCTAGCCAAAATTAAGCTAATCATGATGGGCTTGACTTGATTTAACATAATTGAAAGACAACTTTTTCTAATCACATTAGCACACTTAATTTCATTGCCCATTTGCCGAGTAAGCACTGTGAATGCGATTAAACAGCAGAGCAATTGAATGGCCAGATCCAATTAAAACACAAGCAACAGGGCCAAGGTGCAAAAAAAGATTCCTAAAGTACATTTAGGCAGAACGTGTTTGGTGTTGAAGTCTTTGGCCCCTTGCACACTGGGCCTTGTCAGATGTCATCACGCTAAGTTGGGTTAGCACTGATTGCTGAACAAGACACCAGAAACATGCAGCCGGTTGGATAACACCTGGCTCGGCAAATATATGCCCAGTCTATGATTAATGAAACAGTCATGCATTATTCATTGTTCAGAGGCAAAGGAGGgggcttttttatttttatttttttaactgttCTGGATGGCTGCTCAGGGCTGCCTGGGATACTGGAAGCCTTGTTCCTCTTTTAGCCAGGTGGTTCCTTTCTctatccccccaaaaaacatgcATAAAAAAGGCAAAAATCAAGTTAAGCATTTATTACATGTTACAGCATTCCATTGAACAAAAGAAAGCAACTTGGGCACATTTGAAAGAGTTAATTTTAAGCGTTGCTGCTACGGTAATTCACTGACCGTGGTGCGGGGGGGCCCCAGCAGTTTAACTGTGCTCTGAAATTCTGTTTCAAATAGTGTGGTTTGAAGTTAATCCCCTCTAAATTACATTTGAGGGAGACCAGGGAATGCTATTGTTGCCGTCAGAATCTTCAAACAGGCAGCCATTTTCTCCTTGTGTTTGCACTGAGGTAGGGCTTGCACTCATGTCCTCAGCACTTTTGTGACAAAGGCCCTCTGTGCTCAGAATGTTAACTAAGTCCGATGCATCACCATTTAAAGTGGCAATCAACAATTGAAACAAAGTGATCTCCcggttttggtaaaaagctgaggaatgggactggtgaaatgaaaccactcattcatagacagagctatggatgcaaggactgaccatccatgatatcaaatttATAGTTTTAACCAGGTCTTTAGGCTAGTGTGTTTACAttttctttgtttacaaacagtaaAACaaccttatattttgggttctgatggggtacgacagttgaactaagctcatgaggcattaaGTAATACACATTCACCTggcaattcccccccccccccccccatttcatACTGCATCACATTTGGGATTAAAACTGTCCCAGCCCTGTTCATGTTCCCGTTCTCAGATGTGACCACTCGCAGACTGATTAAGCCACAAGTGGTCCATTTAGGAAAAAGACTAAAGGACTCTCCATAGTGATTTCACAGTCTACGCAAATGGAGCTCCGTTTGGGCCATGTTCCAAAAATGTGGCTGCACAAACGTACATAGAACTACGTAGAGAGCTAAGCAAGTGAAGCTTCGTCACATCCTGGTGCATTTCCCAAAAGTAGTTAAAAAGTAATCCCTGAGGCTAGGCCTATATGGTACATTTCCCAATAAAAACAAAACATGGTTCAAATTCAATGTTGTTTGGTGAATATCTAATTTATAAACAATATTTGACCACAAACCGCCAGATCTTTCCAAGTAGAACAACCCAGAAATGCACTACTTGAGCCCAACGTATGCTAAATGACATTCAACTGCCAGAGTTGGGGTAGAGGGGAAATTTTTCACACAAGCACTAGACAAAACCCCTTCTTTCAGTTCCAACATTCCATCCTCTAAAGGGATTTTATAGCCCAATGGACAGCAATGCAGAAACCATTATTAGCCTACATCCTGGTGAAAGTATTATGTTCTCTCCACAGCCTTTCACTGGGAATTCAATTCAGCCCACCAACAAAAAAAAGGCTCCTTCTAGTGAAAATGATCTCATGCTTAATTAAAAACATGCATTCCAACAAAAATAGCCATGTGCCCAGTAATGCCAAAAGGAATAATTTTCATGGCAGATAAAGGCCTGAAAATACTAAGTCAGGCCTAGGCCTAAGTCAGAATGGATAACAAGAAAGAGAACATTGTTGACGTTTGTGCTCACAacatattttacaaatgtaaaaataATAAGACATTTCGTCTAAATCAGCTCCAGAGTCTTTAGTGTCTTAGAAAAACAATATGGTAGGCTATGCCAAAAATACGCTAGAATGATAAACTACAGAATGTAAGAAGGGATGCTCGTTAAGCTGACAAGGAAAGACTGATGTAAATAGAGGTCAATTGGTATGACACACGGCACTGATTAAAATACACAATGAAAATGCATAATGGTATAGGCCCATTGTTCTATTCTTCGGCTCGAAGTCCTGATGAGCTTAAGACTAAAAACAGACATTCACCCATAAACTTAAGATGGATGAAAGGAATGAGGCTTGACATAGTTAGGCTTAGTAGCCATCAAAGTAATAACAAAAAAGGCAGGCACACAAGTGATCAGAGGACTTTTTCTGGTGAGAAAGCAGAAGCAAGCTTCTGGTCCACTAGCTGGGAAGCTTGGCTAATGAAAGTACCCTGGCCATTTAGATCTGTCCAAATCCCGAAGAGGGCCATTCAAGGTCCAGAGGTCAAATTCCACAGgaaaacacaaaagggaaaatgagAGGGGCAGCCTCTGCATGGTTTTGAGGAATGTAACAGATTCAACTTAGGCTGCTAAGAACCTCATTGTGGAGACCAGCTTGTTTAATATGTGCTACCACATTTAGAAACTTCTCCCCAGAGGGGTAGGCTAGGCTATCAAAACAATGGCCCAACTGGAAAAACTTGTAACAGAGACCTGTTTGTCGTTAAACTGGAAAATTATTTATTAAAATGCAGTCTTAATTCTCAGTCTtcagtctccttttcacctcatttaacgcccgatttacttaacaaaaggcaaAATGTCAATAGAAGGGGCTTTTACTGTTTTGTTCTCCATTACGCTTCAATAGTGCTGAGCAAATAACCAATGTTTCAGTTATTCTTTGCTTTTTTAAACAAAAAGGTTCAAACATTTCCATTTCATTCTGTTTTTCCCCGTGAGCTCAATGTGCAGGTtttctagagataaatcagatcaagcccgaactgtgtgatgtagtagggaatTGTAGTTTCTAACAGGCTAATATTCTACATAGTCAAGCGTGGAAACAGTGGTAATTAACTATAATGACCATAATCCACTGCCTGTCTATTTGTCCGATCTGTGTGGGGAAGACACAGAGATAAGTGCGATGGAGTAGTTGCGTCTTGAggcatctctacctgaaaatacatgatttaaggtcagggatgggcaactccagccCTTGGGggaaatgtatttcagaagaacataatgagttggtctactgtatgttagtcatctggctatgctccatgtcataggctgtaggcttgttcatttagctgacaagatatCCTTATATGTCCCatgccattattttatagtaagaaaaatataactgaataaaatagaaaggaaaTGTTTCCCATTACGAAGCGAGTGCGATTGTGAAATGGCTGTTAAGTGTAAAAGTGATCTGAAACAGGTCCCATATGCTAGATGTAGAGTTATTTgacaactttagttgtgaatgatacaaacctttgAATGTCTTAAATCAAAACATATTGGCTGCATGTAGGAAAAAAAGCTTGCACTGATCCTTGTCTCAGGCTGTTctatcaagtgatcatattttcacccatcagattATACACATCTTTAACAAtaattagggatgcacgatataaaatcggtgaacatatcggagtcggccgatattagctaaaatgcCAATATCGttcgatgtctagtttaacgccccGATGTGCAAAcccgatgtcaaagctgatgtGCATACCTATACAAcataggtacatgacgtaatggcGCCACGTAAAACGTTGCGCTATATGTGCAACACAGCACTCTtaaactagcccacaatgtctgcgtTGTGGATCTAGCAGTCAAcgagtcgagcagtcatttgaaagagtaacaacatttcagcgagacaacgcAAACGtaaaatccattaaagccaagataatggaattcattgccattgacaatcaaccgttctctgtcgtgggtgatgttggctttcgctgaCTGgccgagcaccggtacacactaccaagtgccctatttttcagatgttgccctaccggagttacacagtaatagcgtcactgcttttagcttcacgacatacatactatggaatgccatttgggtctttgagtgtcaaaaaagatacagtagcactgtcaaagctgtacaaagtctgcaaacaagcaaacaccggccacgaacaatgtgtttacaataccacattggtaataaagcataatttgttcgaccgcaacttctggggtagctagctttagcttggtacctagctagcaccaatacaaccaggctgaaaacaatgaccagtagaaactgcagtcattttcattattcttagcaatgatttaggaatccttgtgagtaagtattagctaggttgacACCGGTTGTTCGCCtgttgaaattgaacttcaggtcatgaaaataaatagctggTCAGcaacttaaccctgttgcccaaagctaacgttataagcagccagctagcttcctctggctagtgaggctcgaccgtaCCGGGTtatgaagctagccacaataaggattaggcacataCTTGGCACATGGAGAATCACATTAGCCCTTTACAGTTATG belongs to Salvelinus namaycush isolate Seneca chromosome 20, SaNama_1.0, whole genome shotgun sequence and includes:
- the sdc4 gene encoding syndecan-4 isoform X1 gives rise to the protein MHKVFLVLFLFGSVYSESVRETETWMPMKMTQAVSHDELVASGDAPNGSDFGFPDEERDTFDNEDETDDEDFSGSGDEVTTITLKNDKTMTKPDMNDNKIPDLDRPLMSKPTPNEIEQVQKNNEVSVRGAPKPEEYPSNVLMAHAGEESVFRKTEVLAALIAGGAVGLLFAVFLVLLLVYRMKKKDEGSYDLGKKPIYKKAPTTEIYA
- the sdc4 gene encoding syndecan-4 isoform X2; the protein is MPMKMTQAVSHDELVASGDAPNGSDFGFPDEERDTFDNEDETDDEDFSGSGDEVTTITLKNDKTMTKPDMNDNKIPDLDRPLMSKPTPNEIEQVQKNNEVSVRGAPKPEEYPSNVLMAHAGEESVFRKTEVLAALIAGGAVGLLFAVFLVLLLVYRMKKKDEGSYDLGKKPIYKKAPTTEIYA